In Entomomonas moraniae, one DNA window encodes the following:
- a CDS encoding transglutaminase TgpA family protein — MAGNMTLVTRNGLIWLLVAQVLSIIPLLFYLPWWILGLWLGCALWRIQIYRMRFSYPPTFVKIILIAVIGVGVYFSKGTIIGLEGGLVLLVAAFSLKLIELKTKRDALVILYIGFLVVTTLYLYNNTFIWVSYSLLPIVTLLAALIGINQVRLAIQPWANVRLACIMLLEALPLMLLLFFFFPRLEPFWSFPTPNKQQQTGIKNNMTPGEMGNIAQSSDLVSRVTFKDNKIPPRQQLYWRALTLETYDGRTWHQAWDIEGGRRRSPRWRYREDQGSKAEYTMVMQPNGQNWLLALETPLGLPSDTFRAADFHLEHNTPINTVYTYQLTSWLNAEREFKFTPRVNINKSLPNTDPKAKAFGEQLNKQYQGNTEQIVSALLKYFKEEPYHYTLDTPDLGANSVDMFFFETKSGFCEHYAGATTFILRAAGVPARVVLGYQGGEVNTAGNFLQLRQFDAHAWVEYWEPSKGWVRIDPTFQVAPDRINIDLNAALNPQDQSRVGNNALMGYGSSSFLSSLRMTWENFNNEWDMFISSYSADRQRDTIKDLFGKANWAYVGILFVVSLFIITVIWLLLLFKPWKREHDPVLKCYKQFEASLAKQGVIRGLSEGPQQFTTRAVKKLPDYQEQIKAFSQMFIAQQYAGKGNIRDLKASLRILKKALPYRFKFK; from the coding sequence ATGGCAGGAAATATGACATTAGTCACACGCAATGGTCTAATATGGCTATTGGTGGCACAAGTATTATCAATTATTCCTTTATTATTTTATTTACCTTGGTGGATATTAGGCTTATGGTTAGGGTGTGCCTTGTGGCGTATTCAAATCTATCGAATGAGGTTTAGTTATCCACCAACATTTGTGAAAATTATATTAATCGCTGTTATTGGTGTAGGTGTTTATTTTAGCAAGGGAACTATCATAGGTCTGGAGGGTGGATTAGTTTTATTAGTTGCAGCATTTTCTTTAAAACTAATTGAGTTAAAGACTAAGCGAGATGCATTGGTTATTCTGTATATCGGATTCCTCGTTGTTACAACACTGTATCTTTATAATAATACGTTTATATGGGTAAGTTATTCTTTATTACCTATTGTCACATTATTAGCCGCCTTAATAGGGATTAATCAAGTTAGGCTAGCAATACAGCCGTGGGCAAATGTTAGGCTGGCTTGTATTATGCTACTTGAAGCATTACCCCTTATGCTTCTTCTATTTTTCTTTTTCCCTCGGTTAGAGCCATTCTGGAGCTTCCCCACGCCAAATAAACAGCAGCAAACAGGGATTAAAAATAACATGACCCCCGGTGAAATGGGTAATATCGCTCAGTCATCAGATTTAGTTTCGAGAGTAACGTTTAAAGATAATAAAATTCCTCCCCGGCAACAACTTTATTGGCGAGCATTGACGTTAGAGACTTATGATGGTCGAACATGGCATCAAGCATGGGATATTGAGGGAGGACGTCGTAGGTCTCCTAGATGGCGTTATAGGGAAGATCAGGGAAGTAAAGCAGAGTATACGATGGTTATGCAACCTAATGGACAAAATTGGTTACTTGCATTAGAGACACCTCTTGGCCTCCCAAGTGACACTTTTAGGGCTGCTGATTTTCATTTGGAACATAATACACCTATAAATACAGTTTACACTTATCAGTTAACTTCTTGGTTAAATGCTGAGCGTGAATTTAAGTTCACACCTAGGGTTAATATAAATAAAAGCTTACCTAATACTGATCCAAAGGCTAAGGCATTTGGAGAACAATTAAATAAGCAATATCAAGGGAATACAGAGCAAATAGTAAGTGCTTTACTCAAATATTTTAAAGAAGAACCCTACCATTACACACTCGACACGCCTGACTTAGGTGCAAACAGTGTTGATATGTTCTTTTTTGAAACGAAAAGTGGATTTTGTGAGCATTATGCAGGAGCTACTACTTTTATTTTACGAGCGGCAGGGGTTCCTGCAAGAGTAGTATTAGGTTATCAGGGTGGTGAAGTAAATACAGCAGGAAATTTTCTACAGCTCAGACAGTTTGATGCCCATGCATGGGTAGAATATTGGGAGCCTAGTAAGGGGTGGGTAAGAATTGACCCTACCTTCCAGGTCGCACCTGATCGTATCAATATTGATTTGAATGCTGCGTTAAACCCTCAGGATCAATCGCGAGTGGGTAATAACGCATTAATGGGGTATGGTTCTTCTAGTTTTTTATCCTCACTTCGTATGACGTGGGAAAATTTTAATAATGAATGGGATATGTTTATCTCAAGTTACAGTGCTGATAGGCAGAGGGATACCATTAAAGATTTATTTGGTAAAGCTAATTGGGCCTATGTGGGTATTTTATTTGTTGTTAGTTTATTTATTATTACCGTTATTTGGTTGTTATTATTATTTAAGCCTTGGAAGAGGGAGCATGACCCCGTATTAAAATGCTATAAACAGTTCGAAGCATCACTGGCAAAGCAAGGAGTAATCAGAGGATTAAGTGAGGGGCCTCAGCAATTTACGACACGTGCAGTTAAAAAGCTACCTGACTATCAAGAGCAAATTAAAGCGTTTAGTCAAATGTTTATTGCTCAGCAATATGCAGGCAAAGGTAATATAAGAGATTTAAAGGCATCGCTTCGCATATTAAAAAAAGCGTTGCCTTATCGATTTAAATTTAAATAA
- a CDS encoding GH39 family glycosyl hydrolase, which produces MKAHDFNTALKNTNYQMTDKYLIRILNNKPELNPGNIERQIMFRVGRTLDGGYELPQDFDIYAALVGKLADHYSLNYKKTGLPRKIKYWEIWNEPDLTFFWNNNNPEKYYEFYSKVAKAIKAVDPSAKAGGAGAANGLNPRGAYLDGLLAYCQKNNTPINFLSWHYYGHLTCDPQNIIDLGNSIQKTLDQYGYSNIESICTEWNSTPFGSVNVFTKVQSAQNAAYIASSLICMQHCKVDKAYYYRGDASSFGLFNDSDNPKAPQFKNFCTHAAQSFNLFARMFETPFIISHDDTLSTGISILAGENAKGNKLNILASNYKIDKDFSTTNPPKGIALYRQHYLDTSRTINQLTDQWGMDEWFGGLNPTKITTNNAVTQNTNIASQLPVNDKDLKARARNYTLSDTGLILSIKDIPSDFKGYKLIAYRIKEGGPLDKMLPEDVTASVSANLANNVLTIKDVGLIPSTVALYTIEFL; this is translated from the coding sequence ATGAAGGCTCATGATTTTAACACAGCACTTAAAAATACAAATTATCAGATGACAGATAAATATTTAATCAGAATATTAAATAATAAACCTGAATTAAATCCTGGTAATATTGAGCGGCAAATAATGTTCCGTGTTGGGAGAACACTTGATGGTGGTTATGAGCTTCCACAAGACTTTGATATCTACGCAGCACTTGTTGGCAAACTTGCCGATCATTACTCCTTAAACTATAAAAAAACAGGCTTACCTAGAAAAATCAAATACTGGGAAATATGGAATGAACCTGATTTAACTTTCTTTTGGAATAACAATAACCCCGAAAAATATTATGAATTTTACTCAAAAGTTGCAAAGGCTATTAAAGCTGTTGACCCAAGCGCAAAAGCAGGTGGTGCAGGCGCTGCCAACGGACTTAATCCTAGAGGTGCTTATTTAGATGGTCTACTAGCTTATTGTCAAAAAAACAATACTCCAATAAATTTCCTCTCTTGGCATTATTATGGACATTTAACGTGTGATCCCCAAAATATTATTGATCTTGGTAATTCTATTCAAAAGACATTAGACCAATATGGCTACAGCAACATAGAAAGTATTTGTACTGAATGGAACTCTACTCCTTTTGGTTCAGTAAATGTATTCACCAAAGTACAATCGGCACAAAATGCTGCTTATATTGCATCCTCCTTAATTTGCATGCAGCACTGTAAAGTTGACAAAGCTTATTACTACCGTGGGGATGCGTCATCTTTTGGATTATTCAACGATAGTGATAACCCGAAAGCTCCCCAATTTAAAAACTTTTGTACTCATGCAGCACAAAGCTTTAATCTTTTTGCTCGAATGTTTGAAACTCCTTTTATCATTTCACATGACGATACATTGAGCACAGGTATTTCTATTTTGGCTGGTGAAAATGCCAAAGGGAATAAATTAAATATCTTAGCAAGCAACTATAAAATAGATAAGGATTTCTCAACAACAAACCCACCTAAAGGAATCGCTCTTTATAGGCAACACTACCTTGATACGAGCCGTACAATTAATCAATTAACAGACCAATGGGGTATGGATGAATGGTTTGGTGGGCTGAATCCTACAAAGATTACAACTAATAATGCTGTAACTCAAAATACTAATATTGCATCTCAATTACCTGTTAACGATAAAGATCTAAAAGCACGTGCAAGAAATTATACACTCAGTGATACGGGACTTATTTTATCAATTAAAGATATCCCTAGCGACTTTAAAGGCTATAAACTCATCGCCTATAGAATTAAAGAGGGAGGGCCCTTAGATAAAATGCTTCCAGAAGATGTGACTGCTTCAGTATCAGCAAATTTAGCAAATAATGTACTAACCATTAAGGATGTAGGTTTAATACCTTCGACTGTTGCTTTATACACTATTGAGTTTTTATAA
- a CDS encoding DUF58 domain-containing protein has product MSYFSKKMNDWASKRMPRGKAIELNSRQVFVVPTKAGFAFIALLLIILLVGINYQNNLAYGLCFMLGALFFLTIIHTCANLSGLKIINMGAEPVFAGEMINCKLRLETLKGKTKQAIAVGWDGNEEVGNNQLQWVDVDGLSGVEVLLTQIANRRGFFYPGKIYIETRFPLGLFVTWIKVDPLFNVIIYPKPVEGSLSTIGFAGDEEEGTNSVGRGVDDFQGLRSYQPGDSMRLVNWKSFSKGQGVFVKDFTALVGKEPWLDFEQAEGSIEQRLSVLCFWALKMEKDQQPYGLRMPNYELSPSVGEYHKKEVLNVLAAYGIN; this is encoded by the coding sequence ATGTCATATTTTTCAAAGAAAATGAATGACTGGGCTAGTAAAAGAATGCCCAGAGGAAAAGCAATAGAATTAAATAGTCGTCAGGTCTTTGTTGTACCGACAAAGGCAGGTTTTGCTTTTATTGCGCTTTTATTGATCATTTTATTGGTTGGTATTAATTACCAAAATAATCTGGCCTATGGTTTATGTTTTATGCTCGGTGCTTTGTTTTTTTTAACGATTATTCATACGTGTGCGAACTTATCAGGCTTAAAAATCATTAATATGGGAGCTGAACCTGTTTTTGCAGGAGAAATGATAAATTGCAAATTAAGATTGGAAACGTTGAAAGGTAAAACAAAGCAAGCGATAGCTGTAGGTTGGGATGGTAATGAAGAAGTTGGAAATAATCAACTGCAATGGGTTGATGTTGATGGCCTTTCTGGCGTAGAAGTATTATTGACTCAGATAGCTAATCGGAGAGGTTTTTTTTATCCTGGGAAAATCTATATTGAAACTCGTTTTCCGCTGGGGTTGTTTGTAACGTGGATAAAAGTTGATCCTCTTTTTAACGTTATTATTTATCCCAAGCCAGTGGAGGGTAGTCTTTCAACTATTGGCTTTGCAGGTGATGAGGAAGAGGGTACTAATTCAGTAGGGCGTGGAGTAGATGATTTTCAAGGGCTAAGAAGTTATCAGCCAGGGGATTCTATGCGGCTGGTTAATTGGAAATCTTTTTCTAAGGGGCAAGGAGTCTTTGTAAAAGACTTTACAGCACTTGTAGGAAAAGAACCATGGTTAGATTTTGAGCAAGCAGAAGGATCAATAGAACAACGATTGTCTGTCTTATGTTTTTGGGCATTAAAAATGGAAAAAGACCAACAACCTTATGGTTTGAGAATGCCTAACTATGAGTTATCTCCATCGGTTGGTGAATACCACAAAAAAGAAGTATTAAATGTATTAGCGGCGTATGGAATAAATTAA
- the tuf gene encoding elongation factor Tu: protein MAKEKFERNKPHVNVGTIGHVDHGKTTLTAALTTVCAQTWGGSARAFDQIDNAPEEKARGITINTSHVEYDSPVRHYAHVDCPGHADYVKNMITGAAQMDGAILVCSAADGPMPQTREHILLSRQVGVPYIVVFLNKADMVDDAELIELVEMEVRDLLNTYDFPGDDTPIIIGSALMALEGKDDNGIGVSAVRKLVETLDSYIPEPVRAIDQPFLMPIEDVFSISGRGTVVTGRVERGIVKTGEEIEIVGIRPTTKTTCTGVEMFRKLLDEGRAGENIGALLRGTKREEVERGQVLAKPGTIKPHTDFECEVYVLSKEEGGRHTPFFKGYRPQFYFRTTDVTGSCELPEGVEMVMPGDNVKMIVTLINPIAMEEGLRFAIREGGRTVGAGVVAKIIK, encoded by the coding sequence GTGGCTAAGGAAAAATTTGAACGTAACAAACCCCACGTAAACGTAGGTACAATCGGTCACGTGGACCATGGTAAAACAACTTTAACTGCTGCTTTAACAACAGTATGTGCACAAACTTGGGGTGGTTCTGCAAGAGCTTTCGACCAAATCGATAATGCACCTGAAGAAAAAGCACGTGGTATTACTATTAATACATCTCACGTTGAGTATGACTCACCAGTGCGTCACTATGCTCACGTAGATTGCCCAGGACATGCTGACTATGTTAAAAACATGATCACTGGAGCTGCACAAATGGATGGTGCTATCCTTGTTTGTTCAGCTGCAGATGGTCCTATGCCACAAACTCGTGAGCACATCTTATTGTCTCGCCAAGTTGGTGTTCCATATATCGTTGTATTCTTAAATAAAGCGGATATGGTTGATGACGCTGAGTTGATTGAACTTGTAGAAATGGAAGTACGTGATTTATTAAATACTTACGATTTCCCAGGTGATGATACTCCAATTATCATTGGTTCTGCGTTAATGGCGTTAGAGGGTAAAGATGATAACGGTATTGGTGTATCAGCAGTTAGAAAACTAGTTGAGACATTGGATTCTTATATTCCTGAACCAGTACGTGCTATCGATCAACCATTCTTAATGCCAATCGAAGACGTATTCTCAATTTCTGGTCGTGGTACTGTTGTAACTGGCCGTGTTGAGCGTGGTATCGTAAAAACTGGTGAAGAAATTGAAATTGTTGGTATTCGTCCAACAACTAAAACAACTTGTACTGGTGTTGAAATGTTCCGTAAATTGCTTGACGAAGGTCGTGCAGGTGAGAACATTGGTGCATTATTACGTGGTACTAAGCGTGAAGAAGTTGAACGTGGTCAAGTGTTAGCAAAACCAGGTACTATTAAGCCTCACACTGATTTTGAATGTGAAGTGTACGTATTATCTAAAGAAGAAGGTGGTCGTCATACTCCTTTCTTCAAAGGTTACCGCCCACAATTCTATTTCCGTACTACTGACGTAACTGGCTCTTGTGAATTGCCAGAAGGTGTAGAAATGGTTATGCCTGGTGATAATGTTAAGATGATCGTAACATTAATCAACCCAATCGCGATGGAAGAAGGTTTACGCTTCGCTATTCGTGAAGGTGGACGTACTGTAGGTGCTGGTGTTGTAGCTAAAATTATTAAATAA
- a CDS encoding AAA family ATPase yields the protein MHTKLNHCINIINKVLLGKDLQVRLAIACLLAKGHLLLEDLPGMGKTTLSQVLAKVMGLSFQRIQFTSDLLPGDILGTSVFDKNSGEFVFHPGPVFVELVLADEINRATPKSQSALLEAMEEGQVTIEGMTRPLPDPFFVIATQNPSNQGGTFSLPDSQLDRFLMRLSLGYPTSMAEKALLMGKSRRDILPKIVPILTHDELKRVQALIPEIKASEAIIDYILRIVSLTRVDNTFSEGLSPRASLGLLAASKAWAYLAGRDYVIPEDIQTVLPAVVGHRLHDQIGQHGGALVQKILTNVSVI from the coding sequence ATGCACACGAAACTTAACCATTGTATTAATATAATTAATAAAGTCTTGTTAGGAAAAGATCTACAAGTAAGACTTGCCATTGCTTGTTTGTTAGCAAAAGGACATTTGCTACTAGAGGATTTACCTGGGATGGGGAAGACAACATTAAGCCAGGTTTTGGCTAAAGTAATGGGACTTTCCTTTCAACGGATTCAATTTACATCGGACTTATTACCAGGAGATATTTTAGGAACTTCCGTCTTTGATAAAAACTCAGGGGAGTTCGTATTTCATCCTGGGCCTGTGTTTGTTGAGTTGGTATTAGCTGATGAAATTAATAGAGCGACACCTAAAAGCCAAAGTGCGCTATTAGAAGCAATGGAAGAGGGGCAAGTTACTATTGAAGGGATGACAAGGCCTTTACCTGATCCTTTTTTTGTAATTGCAACACAAAATCCTTCTAATCAAGGGGGTACGTTTTCATTACCAGACTCTCAATTAGATCGCTTTTTAATGCGTCTGTCATTGGGTTATCCAACCAGTATGGCAGAGAAAGCTCTGCTTATGGGTAAGTCAAGACGTGATATTCTTCCTAAAATAGTGCCTATTTTAACGCATGATGAGTTAAAAAGAGTACAGGCACTTATACCAGAAATTAAGGCCAGTGAAGCAATTATTGACTATATTTTGCGAATAGTATCACTAACTCGTGTGGATAATACTTTCAGTGAAGGACTATCACCACGTGCAAGTTTAGGTCTACTTGCTGCATCAAAAGCTTGGGCTTATCTGGCAGGACGTGATTACGTCATTCCCGAAGATATACAAACAGTCTTGCCTGCAGTTGTAGGGCATCGTTTGCATGACCAAATAGGTCAGCATGGTGGTGCTTTGGTACAAAAAATATTGACTAATGTATCGGTTATTTAA
- a CDS encoding response regulator transcription factor: MKILVIEDNKDILINIVDYLSIKGYDVDCAQNGVAGFNLATQNTYDLIVLDIMLPGMDGLEVCNMLRQEARKNIPIIMLTARDSIDDRITGFKAGADDYLIKPFALVELVARIEAVIRRSQGHGSNLLQVSDLVYNMDTYVVQRGEITLKLTPLSLKLLEILMKRSPNVVPREVLEQQVWGDEIPDTDILRSHIHQLRQIIDKPFDKPLLHTVPKLGYKLADFLDAS; encoded by the coding sequence ATGAAAATACTGGTTATTGAAGATAATAAAGATATTTTAATTAACATTGTAGATTACCTTTCTATCAAAGGGTATGATGTTGATTGTGCTCAAAATGGTGTTGCAGGATTTAATCTAGCTACCCAAAATACCTATGACCTGATTGTACTGGATATTATGCTGCCGGGAATGGACGGGTTAGAGGTTTGTAATATGCTACGTCAAGAAGCTCGAAAAAATATCCCCATTATTATGTTAACCGCTAGAGATTCGATAGATGACCGTATTACAGGTTTTAAAGCAGGCGCTGATGATTATTTAATAAAGCCTTTTGCTTTAGTAGAGTTAGTGGCAAGAATTGAGGCAGTTATCAGGCGTAGCCAAGGTCATGGCAGTAATTTATTACAAGTGAGCGATTTAGTGTATAACATGGATACTTATGTTGTTCAGCGTGGAGAGATTACTCTAAAGTTAACTCCTCTATCGCTGAAGCTACTTGAGATTTTGATGAAAAGAAGTCCTAATGTAGTTCCTCGAGAAGTTTTAGAACAACAAGTATGGGGAGATGAGATTCCTGATACTGATATTTTACGAAGCCATATCCACCAACTTAGGCAAATCATAGATAAACCGTTTGATAAGCCTTTACTTCATACTGTACCTAAATTAGGTTATAAATTAGCAGACTTTCTTGATGCATCATAG
- the fusA gene encoding elongation factor G — protein sequence MARTTPINRYRNIGICAHVDAGKTTTTERILFYTGVNHKLGEVHDGAATMDWMEQEQERGITITSAATTAFWAGSSKQFDNYRVNVIDTPGHVDFTIEVERSLRVLDGAVVVFCGTSGVEPQSETVWRQANKYGVPRIVYVNKMDRAGANFLRVVGQIKNRLGHTPVPIQLPIGAEDNFQGQIDLLKMKAIYWNEEDKGVTYREEEVPAELRAEAEEYRSNMVEAAAEATEELMNKYLEEGDLSYDEIVTGLRIRTLANEIVPAVCGSSFKNKGVPLVLDAVIQFLPAPDEIPAIKGTDPDDEEKIDERHADDNEPFSALAFKIASDKFVGTLTFVRVYSGVLKSGDSVINSVKGKKERVGRMVQMHANDRKEIDEVRAGDIAALIGMKDVTTGDTLCDADKQIILERMDFPEPVISVAVEPKTKADQEKMGLALSKLAQEDPSFRVKTDEETGQTIISGMGELHLDIIVDRMRREFGVEANIGKPQVAYREAIRNTCEIEGKYVRQSGGRGQYGHCWIRFAPADEGQEGLEFTSEIVGGAIPKEYIPAIQKGIEEQMKNGVVAGYPLLGLKATVFDGSYHDVDSSEMAFKFAASMATKQLSQKGGAVLLEPIMKVEVVTPEDYMGDVMGDLNRRRGMIQGMEDSVSGKVIRAEVPLGEMFGYATDVRSMSQGRASYSMEFLKYAEAPSNIAEAISKKQG from the coding sequence ATGGCTCGTACAACCCCTATTAATCGTTATCGTAATATTGGTATCTGTGCTCACGTTGACGCGGGTAAAACGACTACAACAGAACGTATTTTGTTTTACACAGGTGTTAATCACAAGCTAGGTGAAGTTCATGATGGTGCAGCCACCATGGATTGGATGGAACAAGAGCAAGAGCGTGGAATCACTATTACTTCGGCTGCTACAACAGCTTTTTGGGCTGGTTCAAGTAAGCAGTTCGATAATTACCGTGTCAACGTAATTGATACCCCTGGACACGTTGATTTTACCATTGAAGTTGAGCGTTCTTTACGAGTGCTTGATGGTGCTGTAGTTGTATTTTGTGGTACTTCTGGTGTTGAACCTCAATCTGAAACTGTATGGCGTCAAGCTAACAAATACGGTGTTCCACGTATTGTTTATGTGAACAAAATGGACCGTGCAGGTGCTAATTTCTTACGTGTTGTTGGTCAGATTAAAAATCGTCTAGGTCATACACCTGTACCTATTCAATTGCCTATTGGTGCTGAAGATAATTTCCAAGGCCAAATTGATTTATTAAAAATGAAGGCAATTTACTGGAATGAAGAAGATAAGGGTGTAACTTATCGTGAAGAAGAAGTTCCAGCAGAATTGAGAGCAGAAGCTGAAGAGTATCGCTCAAATATGGTTGAAGCTGCTGCTGAAGCCACGGAAGAGTTAATGAATAAATACTTGGAAGAAGGTGATTTATCATATGATGAAATCGTCACTGGTCTTCGTATTCGTACATTAGCAAATGAAATTGTTCCAGCTGTTTGTGGTTCTTCTTTTAAAAATAAAGGTGTTCCATTAGTACTGGATGCTGTTATTCAGTTTTTACCAGCACCTGACGAGATTCCTGCTATTAAAGGAACTGACCCTGACGATGAAGAAAAAATTGATGAACGTCATGCTGATGACAATGAACCATTCTCAGCATTGGCTTTCAAAATTGCTTCTGATAAATTCGTAGGAACTTTAACATTCGTACGTGTATACTCAGGTGTGCTTAAATCTGGCGACTCTGTTATTAACTCTGTTAAGGGTAAAAAAGAGCGTGTTGGTCGTATGGTGCAAATGCATGCAAATGACCGTAAAGAGATCGACGAAGTACGTGCTGGTGATATTGCTGCACTTATTGGTATGAAAGATGTGACCACAGGTGATACTCTCTGTGATGCTGATAAGCAAATTATCCTTGAGCGTATGGACTTCCCTGAGCCAGTAATCTCAGTGGCTGTTGAACCTAAGACTAAAGCTGACCAAGAAAAAATGGGGCTTGCTTTAAGTAAGTTAGCACAAGAAGATCCTTCATTCCGTGTTAAAACAGATGAAGAAACAGGCCAAACCATTATTTCTGGTATGGGTGAGTTACACTTAGATATCATTGTTGACCGTATGCGCCGTGAGTTTGGCGTTGAGGCTAATATTGGTAAACCTCAAGTAGCTTACCGTGAAGCGATTCGTAATACTTGTGAAATTGAAGGCAAGTATGTTCGTCAATCAGGTGGTCGTGGTCAATACGGTCATTGTTGGATTCGTTTTGCACCAGCTGATGAAGGGCAAGAAGGTTTAGAGTTTACAAGTGAAATTGTGGGCGGTGCAATTCCTAAGGAATACATTCCTGCTATCCAGAAGGGTATTGAAGAGCAGATGAAAAACGGTGTTGTAGCCGGTTATCCTCTGTTAGGTTTAAAAGCAACAGTATTTGATGGTTCTTACCATGATGTTGACTCTTCCGAGATGGCATTTAAATTTGCTGCTTCTATGGCAACAAAGCAACTCTCTCAAAAGGGTGGTGCAGTGTTGTTAGAACCTATTATGAAGGTTGAAGTGGTAACTCCTGAAGACTACATGGGCGATGTGATGGGTGACCTTAATCGCCGTCGTGGTATGATTCAGGGTATGGAAGATTCTGTTTCTGGTAAAGTTATTAGAGCAGAAGTTCCATTGGGTGAAATGTTCGGTTATGCTACGGATGTTCGCTCAATGTCTCAGGGTCGTGCAAGTTACTCTATGGAGTTCTTGAAATATGCTGAGGCACCATCAAATATTGCTGAAGCAATTAGTAAAAAACAAGGTTAA
- the trmL gene encoding tRNA (uridine(34)/cytosine(34)/5-carboxymethylaminomethyluridine(34)-2'-O)-methyltransferase TrmL: MFHIILFQPEIPPNTGNIIRLCANIGCQLHLIKPLGFILDDKRLRRAGLDYHEFAQVKQYENLNACLEALNSPRVFAFTTKAKTLYSDTQYQQGDALLFGPETRGLPVNILDSLPTEQKLRLPMQPNSRSLNLSNTVAIASYQVWQQLGYSLST, encoded by the coding sequence ATGTTTCATATTATTCTATTTCAGCCTGAAATTCCTCCAAACACAGGGAATATAATCCGCCTTTGTGCCAATATTGGTTGCCAACTACACCTTATAAAGCCCCTGGGTTTTATTTTAGATGACAAGCGTTTACGCCGAGCAGGATTAGATTACCATGAATTTGCTCAAGTAAAACAATACGAAAACTTAAATGCTTGCCTAGAAGCACTTAACTCCCCTAGAGTTTTTGCCTTTACAACGAAAGCCAAAACACTTTACAGTGACACGCAGTATCAACAAGGTGATGCATTGCTATTTGGTCCAGAGACAAGAGGATTACCTGTAAACATCCTAGACTCTCTTCCAACAGAGCAAAAGTTACGTTTACCTATGCAACCCAATAGTAGAAGTTTAAACTTATCTAATACAGTCGCTATCGCTAGCTATCAAGTTTGGCAGCAGTTAGGATATTCCTTAAGCACATAA
- a CDS encoding universal stress protein codes for MAYKHLLVAIDLTEESPHVIQQACELANLYQAKISLIHILEPVSLAFGGDVPMDLSTLQQEQIEHARERLDTYISGYPSLTSEHCFLCYGQPRAEIHRVAQENGCDLIVVGSHGRHGLALLLGSTTKDLLQNAPCDVLAVALQHKSAE; via the coding sequence ATGGCTTACAAACATCTACTTGTTGCTATTGACCTAACAGAAGAAAGCCCACATGTTATTCAACAAGCTTGTGAGCTTGCTAATTTATATCAAGCAAAAATCTCGTTAATTCATATATTAGAACCTGTTTCATTGGCCTTTGGTGGCGATGTTCCTATGGATCTATCTACATTACAACAAGAACAAATAGAACATGCACGAGAAAGGTTAGACACCTATATTTCAGGTTACCCAAGTTTAACCAGTGAGCACTGCTTTTTATGCTACGGCCAACCACGTGCTGAAATTCATCGCGTAGCTCAAGAGAATGGCTGTGACCTTATCGTTGTAGGCAGTCATGGTCGCCATGGGTTAGCTTTACTACTAGGTTCAACGACTAAAGATCTTCTACAAAATGCACCTTGTGATGTTTTAGCAGTTGCACTACAACATAAATCTGCAGAATAA